One Asterias rubens chromosome 1, eAstRub1.3, whole genome shotgun sequence genomic region harbors:
- the LOC117301435 gene encoding POTE ankyrin domain family member G-like translates to MSAKDTLFRRIPSIRDRMRRRGSLGQISGAVAIHDAVAKGKIHLAKFILDAVEGQLLVDSKNAHGKTPLICAVRITEESVRNRAVDMLIGYNASVNLLDNVGRSVLSYSCELHCNAVVRKLVKNNVDPNLEDNIGNTPLMYCAMVNNTTGIEIIARSYRRLGLEVDKVNADGMTPLMEASKNGYLECARLLIHEGKASVSPRDIVRNMTAADWAREAGCTAQEIQALLQITHRPRPCIGKTSAANASQLRMEENMCRNHAGRSRQFTPSLNSVSSLLELSDASGNPTFPEQVQTQKEKKGKHPLSMEELPSKFKELRSRVQHNTSSFPELVTKEKLIASKNGHYFAVENPRHGKPIVSAPQGGAFTKRPKPPSQPRRPHSAAAYALGKLKHRPTKSCDSILVRTSSSMEDLLLLRDFNSPEMHPCAPFSPKVKSNSTSHLYHRIDSSSGSQNSEQWDVICCEDEKLDDLKLHTGDIARRERAISNPIQDENLAFPSNQLRLESNTHLPAISPNHRS, encoded by the coding sequence ATGTCGGCTAAAGACACGTTATTCCGCCGTATACCTTCAATACGAGACCGTATGAGGAGGAGGGGAAGCTTGGGGCAGATATCTGGTGCCGTGGCCATCCATGATGCGGTTGCTAAGGGAAAGATTCACCTTGCTAAATTCATCCTAGATGCCGTGGAAGGACAGCTACTGGTCGATTCAAAAAATGCTCACGGTAAAACTCCTCTTATTTGTGCTGTGCGAATCACTGAGGAAAGTGTCCGCAATAGAGCTGTGGATATGTTGATTGGCTACAACGCGAGCGTAAATTTATTAGACAACGTTGGACGCAGCGTTCTCAGCTATTCGTGTGAGCTGCACTGCAATGCCGTGGTAAGGAAACTTGTCAAGAATAATGTGGACCCTAACTTGGAGGACAACATCGGCAATACGCCGCTGATGTATTGTGCTATGGTGAACAACACCACTGGGATCGAGATAATAGCGCGGAGTTATCGCAGGCTCGGGCTGGAGGTTGACAAGGTGAACGCGGACGGGATGACGCCCCTCATGGAGGCATCAAAGAACGGCTACCTCGAATGTGCACGGCTTCTGATTCACGAGGGGAAAGCCTCGGTCAGCCCCCGGGATATCGTCAGGAATATGACCGCCGCGGATTGGGCGCGAGAGGCCGGCTGCACCGCCCAAGAGATTCAGGCCCTCCTTCAAATAACACACCGACCACGCCCATGTATTGGGAAAACATCAGCTGCGAATGCATCTCAATTGAGAATGGAGGAAAACATGTGTAGAAACCACGCGGGACGTAGTCGTCAGTTTACTCCAAGTCTTAACTCAGTATCTTCCTTGTTGGAGTTATCGGACGCAAGTGGGAATCCAACATTCCCAGAGCAAGTCCAAACGCAGAAGGAAAAGAAGGGCAAACACCCTCTGAGCATGGAAGAGCTACCGAGCAAATTTAAGGAGCTGCGTTCTAGAGTTCAGCACAACACCTCCAGTTTCCCAGAACTGGtcacaaaagaaaaactcatCGCTTCGAAAAATGGCCACTACTTCGCAGTTGAGAACCCGCGGCATGGTAAACCAATCGTCAGCGCACCGCAGGGAGGTGCGTTCACCAAGCGCCCTAAGCCACCCTCGCAACCCAGACGGCCGCACTCGGCGGCGGCATACGCCCTGGGCAAGCTCAAACACCGGCCGACCAAAAGCTGTGATAGCATCCTCGTGCGGACATCGTCCTCTATGGAAGATTTATTACTACTACGTGATTTTAACTCCCCTGAGATGCATCCCTGTGCTCCGTTTAGCCCTAAGGTTAAATCGAACAGCACGAGTCACTTGTACCATAGGATCGACTCATCATCCGGTAGCCAGAATTCAGAGCAATGGGATGTCATATGCTGTGAAGATGAGAAATTAGATGATCTTAAATTGCACACGGGAGATATTGCTCGCCGAGAACGGGCAATTTCAAACCCCATACAAGACGAAAATCTAGCTTTCCCCTCCAATCAGTTACGACTGGAGTCTAATACACACCTCCCAGCTATTTCCCCGAACCACAGATCGTGA
- the LOC117299048 gene encoding N-alpha-acetyltransferase 80-like: MAFSLEPVHANPDLVEDTISLLKEEWPNCLAERLHLLETPQCTGLPCSLIMVETRGGATTTKEVVGHLRVCEVVGDENRVYVESVVIKKSRRNSGLGKKMHQLLEDYARRCLKVRYIQLACQHQETADFYKHLKYSPRATLAPVIAANICRTYPGIRYKGLVVPQEWEHFYESEKGLEPTPSNIQRFVMDLDKSCTSE; encoded by the exons ATGGCATTCTCTCTGGAACCTGTACATGCCAACCCAGACTTGGTGGAAGACACCATAAGCCTTTTGAAAGAGGAATGGCCGAATTGTTTAGCGGAGAG GTTGCATTTGCTAGAAACTCCGCAATGTACAGGTCTACCATGTTCGTTAATAATGGTGGAGACGCGAGGGGGCGCTACAACGACAAAGGAAGTTGTCGGTCACTTGAGAGTGTGTGAGGTCGTCGGAGACGAAAACCGAGTTTATGTTGAATCAG TTGTGATCAAGAAAAGCAGAAGGAATAGCGGACTAGGTAAAAAAATGCACCAATTGTTGGAAGACTACGCCAGGAGATGTCTAAAAGTGCGGTACATCCAGCTTGCATGTCAGCATCAGGAGACGGCAGACTTTTACAAGCACCTTAAATACTCACCTCGGGCGACACTTGCACCCGTCATTGCTGCAAAT ATTTGTCGTACATACCCTGGAATCAGATACAAAGGCTTGGTTGTTCCTCAAGAGTGGGAACACTTTTATGAGAGCGAGAAAGGGCTTGAACCGACACCATCCAATATTCAACGCTTTGTGATGGACTTGGATAAATCGTGCACATCAGAGTAA
- the LOC117296076 gene encoding uncharacterized protein K02A2.6-like, translating to MSESAAILQEGKPIAYASRALTPTEQRYAQIEKEALAIVFALERFHQYTFGQKILVESDHKPLETIVKKPLHRAPRRLQGMLMRMLNYDIEILWKKGTEMHLADMLSRSYLPYTDGSDDFAQVNLVDSLSMGPDRLRQIKEETDKDESLQLLKVVIQQGWPDEKDFLPSQTLPYFNVRDELSLSDGLVFRGERIVIPSSLRKEMIKTVHNSHLGVESSLRRARECLFWPGMSAEIKQFVSKCDACRSYETKNQKETLMPHDLPNRPWEKIGADLLEYDGKDYLITVDYLSNFWEIDRLHNLTSKTVIKKLKSHFARYGIPNSVISDNGGQFTSDEFKKFSKVWDFEHFTISPKHSQSNGKVESAVKAAKRLLKKCKKANSDPYMALLELRNTPTQGISSSPAQRLHSRRTRTLLPTSNSLLVPRGRDIMESERAKMKHLQRKQSDNYNKHAKDLPSLAEGDVVRLKPFRSGEKQWPRAVVSKRLDERSYEIETQQGQTLRRNRVDLKKTREEPPVMHGHTNMRHLHAPTPTDQCITKQTILPPQSHPDPQVSDGSGTPKQPTRKQPTRIPQMEHPPGMHQTIDPNPQQETIELKDLPKTRSGRMIKEPSRLKDFVKY from the exons ATgagtgaaa GTGCGGCTATCCTACAAGAAGGAAAACCAATTGCTTATGCAAGTAGGGCATTGACCCCAACTGAACAGAGATATGCCCAAATTGAGAAAGAGGCTCTTGCAATCGTGTTCGCACTTGAACGATTCCACCAGTACACCTTTGGTCAAAAAATTCTAGTTGAAAGTGACCATAAACCGCTCGAGACAATTGTCAAGAAACCACTTCATCGTGCCCCAAGACGTCTCCAAGGCATGCTGATGAGAATGTTGAACTACGACATAGAAATTCTCTGGAAGAAAGGCACGGAAATGCATCTTGCAGATATGCTGTCCAGATCCTACCTACCGTACACTGATGGATCAGATGACTTTGCTCAGGTCAACCTGGTTGATAGCCTTAGCATGGGACCAGACAGACTACgacaaataaaagaagaaacggACAAAGATGAATCACTGCAACTACTGAAAGTGGTGATCCAACAAGGGTGGCCCGATGAGAAAGACTTCCTTCCATCCCAAACACTACCTTACTTCAACGTTCGTGACGAACTCTCCCTTTCGGATGGTCTTGTGTTCCGAGGGGAGCGCATCGTAATACCAAGCTCACTCAGGAAAGAAATGATCAAGACAGTTCACAACTCTCATCTTGGTGTTGAAAGTTCCCTCAGGAGAGCTCGTGAATGTCTATTCTGGCCAGGCATGTCTGCTGAGATAAAGCAGTTTGTATCAAAGTGTGATGCGTGCAGATCATATGAGACAAAAAACCAGAAGGAAACACTCATGCCTCATGATCTACCAAACCGCCCCTGGGAGAAAATTGGAGCCGATCTTCTAGAGTATGATGGTAAGGACTACCTAATCACTGTTGACTATTTGTCCAACTTCTGGGAAATAGACAGACTCCACAACCTGACCTcaaaaactgtcataaaaaagTTGAAATCTCACTTTGCAAGATATGGCATACCAAACTCGGTAATCAGCGACAATGGTGGTCAGTTCACGTCCGATGAGTTCAAGAAATTTTCCAAAGTTTGGGATTTTGAACATTTCACTATCTCCCCCAAACATAGCCAATCTAATGGTAAAGTGGAGTCTGCAGTGAAGGCTGCAAAAAGACTACTGAAGAAGTGCAAGAAAGCCAACTCTGACCCATACATGGCACTTCTTGAACTGAGAAATACTCCAACTCAAGGAATCAGCAGCAGTCCCGCACAAAGACTGCATAGCCGAAGAACCAGAACCCTTCTACCCACATCTAACAGCCTGTTAGTACCAAGAGGAAGAGACATCATGGAAAGTGAGCGAGCCAAAATGAAACATCTACAGAGAAAACAGTCGGACAACTACAACAAACATGCAAAAGACTTGCCATCGCTGGCAGAAGGAGATGTTGTACGACTGAAACCATTCCGCTCTGGAGAAAAACAGTGGCCACGGGCTGTTGTAAGCAAGAGACTGGACGAGAGATCCTACGAAATCGAAACCCAACAAGGACAGACCTTGAGACGCAATCGTGTTGACCTGAAGAAAACGCGTGAAGAACCACCAGTAATGCATGGTCACACAAACATGAGACACTTGCATGCCCCGACCCCCACTGACCAATGCATTACAAAGCAAACCATCCTACCACCACAGAGTCACCCAGACCCACAAGTATCTGATGGATCTGGAACACCGAAACAACCCACACGGAAACAACCCACTCGCATCCCTCAAATGGAACACCCCCCAGGAATGCATCAAACAATTGACCCAAACCCTCAACAAGAGACAATTGAACTGAAAGACTTGCCAAAGACCAGATCTGGTAGAATGATCAAAGAACCTAGCAGACTAAAGGACTTTGTTAAATACTGA